The stretch of DNA CGGCGCGGGGCGAGCTGCAGGAGGGGATTCGGCGGCGGACCTCGCGCggagggcggtggtggccggcgcgCGGCGAATGGAGGGGCCAGAGctgcgggcggaggcggcgtcATGCGGTAGGCGGAGGTGGCCGGCACGCGGCGAACAGAGGGGGCAGCGCTGCGGGCGGAGGCGTCATCACGCGACGGGTGGACGAGGCCGGCGCGCGGCGAGCGGAGGAGATGCGCGTCATGGGGGGAAGAAGAGCAGAGGAAGAAGTTGGGGAAGAagagcagaagaagaagataaCGAGACATTGACATGCGGGTACCAAAAGTAAGGCTAGCTAAAGATGTGAAAATATTTTAGCCTAGATTCATATTTTTTGAATCAAATAAAAAATTAGGATGGATCCAACCTGTTAACCAAATACTAGGTTAGTTGAACCCGGATTGAACCTAACCTAAAATAAGGATGGATCCAACCCATCTCCGAACCAACACATGCTTGAAACACTGACCTGATGAGAAACTGTACCGACCAAATATTCAACAGTTATTTTCTAGTTATAGCATTATACCGATCAAATATTCAATAGTTATTTTCTAGTTATACCATCAGATGTCTAATACTAATACGGGGCTGTGGTATAGTGATTTTTTAtctcaaaatattttatttttgccACAAATATCTTTTATCTTTTACATGAAACATTCTAGAAAAAGCACAACTTCGACCACCAATAGTTTTATTATGATACGATCAACTGAGTAAATTTTAAATGATGATTATACATGTCAAGGATGAATTTACATTCATAAATTTTTATGCTTGCGGACTAAAGGTTCATTAAAATATATTGACAGTTAAATTTAGAAAGCAACATGTCTAAAATGACAATTTTTGCTTGGAAATTAATGGAAGTTATAGTAAAGTAGTAGGTTTTGTTATATAATATTGATATTGATTATAAGGGATGGATAAAACGGATTATAGAGGTGTTAAACAGCGCTAGATGATGATTGGACCTCTTTAGGCATGAGTTGCAGCTAATGGATGGAGATGTCTGAAACAAATATCGTGGATGCTTCCAGGTTTCCTGTGAAATGTATAGCGATATACTAAAGAAGATACGGAGTTTATTAGCTAGCTATCGGCACAGTAGTATATAATGAATGTTATAGTCTTACTAAAGTCATGTAACATGAAGGACTTGCAAGAATATAAAAAGTGCAAGCGTGTGAAGAACCATAGAACAGACAAAGAAAaacacacatcacacaatgcACGACATGTTAACCCAACACGGTGGGAGAAGAGTGACAGTATACAAAGAGGAACAATAAGTGCTAAACAATAACATCTTAAGGAAAAGCAACATTAAGGGCTAAACAACAACACGTTGGATAAAAGCAACATTAAGTCCTAAACAGCAACACCGTAGGGAAAAGCAACATTAGTGCTAAACAACAACATCGTTGGGAACAGCAATATTAAGTGCTAAACAACAACATCGCAAGAAAAAGCAACACGGTAAGAAAAGCAACATTAAGTACTAAACAACAACACCGTAGAGAATAGCAACATTTAGTGCTAAACAACAACTTTGTAGGGAAAAGCAACATTAAGTACTAAACAACAACACCGTAGGGAACATCAAAATTTAGTGCTAAACAACAACATCGTAGGGAAAAGCAACAAGTTGGGAGAAGAACATTAAGTGCTAAGTAGCAACACCATACGGAAAAGCAACATTAAGGGCTAAATGGCAATACCGTAGGGAAAAGCACCATTAAGTGCTAAACAACAACATCATAGGGAAAAGCAACACGGTGGGAGAAGAGGGACAGTAAGTAAATAGGAACATTATCCTCTAAAGAGCAACACTGTAAGGAAAAGCAGCATTAAGTGATAAACAGCAACACCGTAGGGAAAAGAAACAGGTTTCGGAAAGAGCAACGGTACCGAAGAAAAGCAACACGGTAGGAGAATAGTGACAGTGGGTAAAAGCAACATTAAGTGCAAAACAACAACACGGTGGAAAAAAGTGACATAATGGAAATGGGAACATTAGGGTTTAGGGAGAAGGGTGACAGTATGCAAATAGGAACATTTATTCGCAATTGGAAAAGGATGACGAAAGAGACACGGTACGAAAAAAATACAaaccccttccccttccccttccccttccccttatTCTACAAGAGTACTCATTCTACAAACCGCTACCCTGCTACGCCACCGAACAAGCAAAATCTTCCCTTCCCCGCTACGCCGCCGCCCTTTGCTGCCTTCCCCTTCGCCACCTCTGTCATTGCCGCGCTTCCCGACTCGCACGCTGCCTGAGCAAAGTGAAACTGTCCATACTCGCCTCGATCATTGTTTAGGCTTTCAAAGGTAAGATTTTGCCTCAGTCATACTTGGCCCTTCATTTTCTTTGCCCCACTTTGTCACTGCACTCATTCTACAAACCGCTGCCCTGCTATGCCGCCGAACAAGCAAAATCTTCCCCTTCCCCGCTATGCCGCTGCCCTTCGCTGCCTTCCCCTTCGCCGCCTCTGTCATTGCCTCGCTTCCCGACTTGCACGCCGCCTGAGCAACGCGAAGCTCTCCATACTCGCCCCGATCATTGTTTAGGCTTTCAAAGGTAAGAGTTTGCCTGAGCGAGGATGAGGATTAGGACAAGGACGAGgggaagaaggagaaggaggtGGTGGATCTGAAGCAGCCAAGCAAAAAAAAGACCAACAAAAGTATTCAGGTTTTAGATAAAATTGCAGAGAAAAGGATACTGCTCACCATGAGGTATATTCAAATATTGCTTAAACATGCAAAAGATGAAAAGCTGGGTGGACAACTTGATGCCACCATGACTGCCAAATTTTTTTTAGTAGTGGTGTTGAACAAGCTGCTAATCCCTACAAGCTGCCATTATGCAAACACAATGATGGTAAAGGCAGTAGATGACCTTGAAGCGTTGAAGACCGTTGACTGGTGCAATTTAATCTTCAACCGTTTGAAGGAATCTATTTTGAAATGGCAGAAAAAAAGCAGATACAATCATGGTAGGTTGTACACAGCTGCTAATGGTAAGTACCTTACTAACTTTTTTCTCATTTTTGGTAGAAAACCATGGTCTTATTGTAGACAGTGGCTTAGCCAAGGGCCCTAAAGTTTGAGCAAACTTGTATAATGTACTGAGGGCTAATATATTTCTAGTAGACGAACACACAAATTAGTGATTCATTGAATGATTATTGGTCATCATTATGTGTTAGACTTGTGAAGCTGATATTAACTATACATACATACAGTGTATTTCTAATCCCAATATATAGTCTTATGTTAATGTATTATATTTGAACTAAtgtttttcaaacttaagttaGTACACATTCTATCTACGCCACTGACTGTAGAATCATGCTCCATAGATTCTTTTCTTAGACAACATCAGGAGACCTAATGGCGTTGTGGCGGATAGCAATCCGTTCTGCATCCCAAGAATCTGCACATATAGCTACAAGTTGATTAAGGCCCTGACAGACGATGAGTACGACAACATTCAAGTAAGTAAAGATCAACTATCTCTTTTCAGTTTATATCCTTGTCCTTTTCTCATAACATAACATATCCCTTTCCCTTTTAAGTTAATAGAATGGGAAAAAACATGCTACAACAACAAGGATAAGGTGCAAGAGGATGAGCTGGTGGAGGTCCTGGGTGAGGTGCATGAGGATGATCTGGATGAGCCTGAGCCTAAGCAGAGGTAAGGTGGTCTCACTGCACTTTTAAAAGGAACATGTTGCCTTAGTTATCTCATTTTCTTAACCTCTGCTTCAACTTTTCAGGGACCCAACAGCTGTGTACGAAGAATTTGTTTTAAATAAAACAAGGGACAGCATATATTTGGATATGTTTGACCATACTATGTTGGAATCAAGATTTGTTGAATACTTTAAGCCAGGAGGATATATGGATTCCACAATATTAGATTTACAATGCCGCTTGTGGGGTGAAGAAAGGGATGACAGAATTATCCTTTCTCAGTCTGCTGCTGTAAGTACTAATTCAACTTACTTCATGTTCTGATTTCTTTATCCATGATTTCAATTTCTTTGATTTTATTCTAGAGAGGATTGATCACTACTGGGTCTCAATCTAGTAGACGATCACTAAGATTAGAGCTTAAAGAAGAAAAGCTAGAGAAGACGGCGCAGGTATGTACTAATTCAACATAGCATAGTTTTAATTTTTATATATATTACTAAGTTTGACAATAGTTTTTTTCAGATATTCATCCCGCTTCTTCATTCCAAACATTGGTTCTTGATTGTGGATGAAACCGTACATTTCCTTGACTCCTTGCCTACACCATCCCGAGTTAAGTTGGTTTTAGATGTGCTTTTAGTACTGAGGAACATCATCAAAGAATCTGCACCCATGatcgatatcttcaattacaaGTTTAGAATACCACCAGTTCAGAAACAAGGGAACAGATACGCTTTTCCTGATAATGTTTCTTTTTATTTTAGTGTCACTCCTTTTTCCTAATGTGTTGCTATCAGTTACTCCTTTTTCCTAATGTGTTGCTATCAGTTCTTTGCTGCTGCTACTTCCTCAAATTTTGTGGTCGATTTTTGCAGCTATGATTGCGGTTTCCATGTTTTGTTATACATAAAAGGATTTGAACAAGGTGAAATATTAAACTTTGACAAGGTAAATGCCCTTTCAATAACTATAACATTTCTATTCATGTATGCCCTTTCAATAACTATAACATTTCTATTCATGTATGCACATCCTACATAATTACTTATACCTTAAAATTGCAGGAAAAGTTGGAAATGTTTAGGAAAACACTTGCAACGGACCTCCTCACCGACAGTCGCAACAAAAAAAACAGCTATAAGAGATTTGGGtgaagctgctgctgctgctgatgatGATGATCTGATCATCATGGATGAGGATTTCACGTATCAATTGGAACAGTTCATCAGTGCCTTTCAAGATGCGGAATATGACAACGCCGACCAGTTCATCAATTTTTTTCAAAGCATGGAATATGACAATATCgatgttggtgttttaccgccaagcccaccgagggatacccctgaggtggtgagttatAGGTGGGGTGCCTCCAGGATCAGGAagtcgaaggtgcaaggaacacaaagtttagacagttcgggccgccgagagcgtaataccctacgttctgtgtggtggtttgtattgcctcaGGTGTGTAtatggagggggtccctgcccgcccttatatagtctggggggacagggttacatggaaatcctagctagatacgagctcaggagtcctaccggAGTACTACTcaggtagttttcttctgttccgactagttctactacggtaTGAGTAGTTACGACTGATGTAGGGTGTTGGCCATgttccatcccttatcctaaaatatgtatgccatgtgcgcagtcccgtggccccggatctgacaagcctccgagcttttcgtagtcgagtactgcaggcttccgagtacttctgaaggcgtcttcaagttctcccgaactccatcttgaaggtgtcttccaagtacttccttggttgcattaaggctgtgaggtgctcatacactgagtagttgtcaagtcttcttttatatggggtgcgattaaactcgcactccatatggaatagcccctgagccttaggttgaatcgaagacaCAGGCTGAGAGtgaaattagtcttgaatcttctatccttatcttccaaaagatttgcaAAATAAGTCGCTAATGGCACGTGTCccgtagccctcgagccttgaatccaaatcccaaagatttggaaaaaaggattcaaaaaatcatggcatgcaatatatgacggtatttgatggttaagatgggaaaattggttcagaaattcgaaAATTACTTTTTCGGAACGAATTCCCAGAAAAAATGGTtgaacaaataacttctccaaaaatgcactaaattaccgctcaaatcaaacaCATTCCCTTGATTTAATGGCTAGATAACACCTCTA from Panicum hallii strain FIL2 chromosome 3, PHallii_v3.1, whole genome shotgun sequence encodes:
- the LOC112884231 gene encoding uncharacterized protein LOC112884231, whose protein sequence is MVGCTQLLMILFLDNIRRPNGVVADSNPFCIPRICTYSYKLIKALTDDEYDNIQLIEWEKTCYNNKDKVQEDELVEVLGEVHEDDLDEPEPKQRDPTAVYEEFVLNKTRDSIYLDMFDHTMLESRFVEYFKPGGYMDSTILDLQCRLWGEERDDRIILSQSAARGLITTGSQSSRRSLRLELKEEKLEKTAQIFIPLLHSKHWFLIVDETVHFLDSLPTPSRAMIAVSMFCYT